From the Triticum urartu cultivar G1812 chromosome 4, Tu2.1, whole genome shotgun sequence genome, the window CTTACTGGTGACTGTCCTTTGTAAATTACACCCCTGGATGGTTTTATCAAAGACCAAGATGCAAATTGTCCCATGGTATGGGCTGAAGAAACTTCATAAGCGAACCCGGACGATTCAAATATGTAGCTGTAGAGGGATGCTGTTGAAGTAGAAGCTACATCCTATCCGTCTCTTCTGTACTTATGTTCAGATATAGATATTCTGTTCTCTCGAGTCTTGAGCTTGTGTTTGCTTTATTTTTGTGCGCGCTTCATAGCTTGAAGAAAGTCAAATATGTGCTGGAACTGAAATTAATTCATGATTCATACAAACTTTGGAACTTTGTGGTTCTATCTCCCTCTTTTTTCCCTCTTTTTGTGTTTGGCGCTTCCTACATGAGTTTAGGAATTTGTATTTGTGCTCTGATGAGAAGTCTTTGTTTGCTGGAATGTGGCTCTGTGCTCGTATGATTCAGCATTCAGTAGCGCCATTGTTTGCTTTGCAAGGTTGCCATTGGTAGATCACATCATAATTACCAGCAACCGATTGGCAGGCAAGGTAAAGACGAGCGGTAATAGAGGTAGATCATCAGACAATTTCTACTGAATTGAGCTTAACAGCTGCAATCCGTCGAAACACACCACAATGCTACTGTTAGCAACACACTAGCAGTTTGCATGAGCTAACATCAAATGAGCATTGCTCTAACATCGTCACTAACAAAACCTAACCCTAGATTACAAATTAACCAATGTTTCCCCAGCTTTGCTCTGTCATATGCCAACGATTCACCAGATACCAACGCCACGCAGCTTCTTCCTACCATTTCTGTAGGTCAGATGAGCACATATAACTAGCTTCGCCTGCTGTTGTTAAGAAACCCTTCAGACGATGGCATGTGCTGGTCAGGCGCCTGTCCAGCCTGACCGGAATGCAGAAGCGAGTTAGCCCAGTTGGACGATCTGTGAACAATTCTTGACGGGATGCGGTCACTGTCTTCGCCTCCCGACGCTTCATACCCGTCGCTCGTCGATCTCGTGAACTCGATGTGGCTCTGAGCCGCATGCGGCGTAACTCCCAGCATTTCGTCGGCggtgcatgaagaaactcgaAATGGGTGGAGATCAGGCGAATCGAAGCTGCTCTCAGGCGACGAGAGGGCGATTCTGGAGGATGCCGCGGTGCTTGGCTGGAAAGCGCTCCTCGCTTCGAGCTGCAATGGGGCTAGACTGGCAGAAGCTTCCATTGCCGCGTCACTGAAGTTGCTCTCGGTGCCGCTTGCAGATAGCCTTGTGAGGGGATCGAGAGAGAGTTCAGCGGGGAATCGCCCCCTCCTGTTGTCGTGGATGATCGGAGGATCTTGTCTTGCAATTGGCTTCAGAATCTTGGATTTCTTCTTTGCCTGTGCGGCTGCCTTTGACACTTCCTCGGCGTTGAGGCGTGCCAGTGTCCAGGGGCTGATTTTTACTGTTCCGTTTCTTCTTCTTGCTCCTTCCAGTACCTTCATCTTCTTGCTTCCAGGGTTCTGTGACATGCCAATCTCCGGAGGGATGACATCAAACTGTGCAAGAAAAAAGTGAATGATAAGCATTAGCACGTGTTTGAAAAAGTCTTCATATTTGTTAGTACTTCTTGTTCAATACTAGTTAAGCTTCCTGAGCTTTGGTGCAATACTAACTGTGGGTATTCAAAAAATTAATTTTGGTTCAGACCAATAAACTATTCTATTGTTACATTATTTCAAACCAAATTTAGTATAGTTGCTAATCTGACAACATGCTGGGGACTGAAAGGCTTTGTTTACTAATCTGACAACATGAGAGCAGGTGCAAATTCAAGTAGTTATTTCAAACTAAAAAGACAATCACATTATATATCTGGCAGTAGTTTGCTTCATACTGAGAGCAAATGACATAATTCATTTATGACGAAACAACAGCACATTATTCATAAGAAAATTGATGCGAACCAGACCCTGACAGATGGATGGAGTGCATCATATTTTGCTGCACTTCCACATCCAGGATCTGTGTTCAAACTTGATTATCTATAGCTCTCGGTAGAAATGGATTATTGTGGTCCATACCTGATCTTCAAGGAATAACCGTGGTGGAGTGCACCATGAACCACGATGAAGAGGACCAAAAGAACTTGCTGTGCTAAATCCAGTAACAGAACTAATGATAGACATCTGCGGACTTTGGTGACCAGCAACCTCTTCTTGCTGATCTTCCTCTTGTTCTCTCAAAGCTATGATGTAATCATACGTACTAATTCCCTAAACCAATATGAGAAGGATAGTAATTAACCTCAAGTTATACAGGAAAAAGACATGTTAAAATGAACAAATGCAAACTTCTCTTGAATGGCATAACAGGTTTTGGAAATTGTGTGCATGCTATATTACTTTCTGGCAACATACAGATAATTTTCTGACTTCGTTGAATTCAGTTAAAGGAGATGGTCACCGTATGTTGTCTTATTAGCCACAAATATGCCGAAAAAATTGGCAATAAAAGAAAAATGGAATAAGAGTTGGCTCTGTTTCGGATTAGATGGAAGTAAGGACCAAGCAACAGCAAAATTATGGCCAAACATGTTTTGCACGGAACGCCGGAAGCTGTCTTTTGATTTCAAAAATTTAGGATGGGGACCcctcctccctccccctctccatcTCAAAATGAAACAATGAAAAAAATCCACAGCTTCAGTGACAGTCTCAAAGTGATTTACCTTCTTGATAAGAAGAATATGGAAGCACAGAAGTTGAGCAAGCGGTACAGTCGCGATCATTGCTAGTATGGTGCAAGTAGCCTGTAATAAGTCAAAGTATCACCATCAGAATAGTAATATGTAATTTAAACATTAAACGTTGTAAATAAATTTTCGCTTCATGCCTCAGTGCAGTAAACATGTACTTGATAGGAAAATTATATGAACTCACCACAACAATTACAAATGCTACAGTTGAGAAGCTGCTTCCTAACTTTGTGTCAATCTGTCTTGAGAACTCCCCTCGCTTCACAATGCAGAGAATTATCACAAGGGTTCCTGACAACCACTGCACCACAAGCTGCCCAAGGTGGACAAACCATGGAGACCTGTCAATGATCAACCAGAATAAAAGGGACACGGAAAAAAAATCTAACTACAAGCAATTGCTAGTTGGTTGCATAAGTTATGATGGCTATGAAGTTATGATTTCCCCATCTCAGTGCAACTGAAGGTGAATGCAGTTACAGGGTAGCTATCATTGTTCTTATTACACTCTTTTGACTTTTGAGATCCCATTGTGGTCAACTCATAGAGAGGCCCACACTTACCAGGAGAACGGCACAAGACATTAGAATGAAGAACCCTTTGTAGTTCCTTTTCCCGACGCAATTGTTGAGCCACTGTGAGAGAGCACGAACATCAGGGAAAATAGGAACGTTGCATTCTTGAAAGGAAGCAGGGATATGAATAACAGGGCAGAGAACATTGAAAATGTATCTTACTCTGCAATGGTGATCAAAGCCATCAACACACTTGTCGCACACCCTGCAATGCTTACTGTTCTTCAAAACCTACATAAACACATACGAAGGTTTGTAATGACATGTCGCAAAAAAGGTGAAGAAGTCATGCCATTCCCCGTAAGATAGAGCGACCTAGTGTAGCAATAACATTTGATTCAAACTAGTACTGCACACCATCTTGTATGTCCGACTACAACCTACTAAAATTACATCGAATATCCTGACATCTAGTCCAAATTCATTGGCACTTGGCACACTAAGCACAACTTGGTGGAAACATGTAAAGACAACATGTTGCGAAATTGCCCAATAATGTTGGATATGCCGGAGACATCGATTAGCCATACCTCGGCTTCACATAAGCTGCAGAAGAACATGCCCTCCTCGCTCATGTTCTCTTCAGAATGCTGGTCATCAGGATGGAGGCATCTCTTGAACAAGCATGAAAAGGGCAAACAGACTAAGCAGAGCAGTTGAGAGCATCTGGGCCAAGAAGGCGAGTCCTTCCTCTCGAGCATGCTGCTCAGCTTCTCGCTGTTGTCAGCAGCATGAAGGCCGTGGTCCGAGTCCATGTGGGAGTGGGAGTGGGACTGCCGCCCTTCCTTGTCCAGCCTCGAGTGCAGCCTGGTCGGCTTGCAGATGCCGGGGTCGCCGGGGTTGGTGGCGGCGCACCAAATGTAGAGCGTGACGACGCACGTAATCTGCAGGTGATTTGGTGCAGCAGTCAGTGAGTGAGTCCGTCAGTTAGGAGGCACCGGACCGGATCTGTTGAAAGCTGGGGAGGGGCGGGGGTTGGGGAAGGTGGGTCGGCTCACCAGCGGGGTGTAGAGGCCCATGGCGACGTACTGGGAGGTCTGGCTCCCGACGAAGGGCAGGAAGAAGACGTAGAAGGCGAAGCCCAGCGCGGCGAAGACGGCTATCGCCACCACCTGCAGCGGGTGGTACGGCAGCTGCCACCCGTGCTTCCTCATTGCCCCCAGCGGCTTCTGCTTCTTGTccggggaggaggaagagggaggcGGCAATGTCCGCCCGGGGCTACCGAGGGGCGGCGAGCAGGTCCATCTGGTACGGTGTGCTCTCTCTCAGTCCCACTTTCCCCCTTCCGGAAGGCAGGCGAGCGCTCCGCTCCAGCGCGCAGGACCAGAGCGGCGGGGGAGCGACGAAAAAGGCTTGGTTTTTGTTACTTGTCTGGTTGTTTTTGGCCGGCGAAGGGGATGGAAATGGGGGTTTCGCCGACCTCCGATAATGGAGAGGCGGGGAGGGGAGGAGCGGGGGAGAGATTAGAATGGCATCCAATGCGTGCGCCGTCTCGTCTCGTCTCGTCTCGGGGAGAATGACGACGGAGGCGGACTGCGCAGTCGTCCGTCCGGAGCTTGTAATTAATTGTGGGGGAGGGTGTCAGTGTTTGCCTGGCTTTGCGCCTTGGGTTCCTGTGCTCGCTTCACTGCGCCCATGCTTTTATTACTCGCGCTCCTGACCTTTGTCTGCACCGTGGTCCGTGGACGGTGTTTTTCGC encodes:
- the LOC125552538 gene encoding probable protein S-acyltransferase 22 gives rise to the protein MRKHGWQLPYHPLQVVAIAVFAALGFAFYVFFLPFVGSQTSQYVAMGLYTPLITCVVTLYIWCAATNPGDPGICKPTRLHSRLDKEGRQSHSHSHMDSDHGLHAADNSEKLSSMLERKDSPSWPRCSQLLCLVCLPFSCLFKRCLHPDDQHSEENMSEEGMFFCSLCEAEVLKNSKHCRVCDKCVDGFDHHCRWLNNCVGKRNYKGFFILMSCAVLLLVVQWLSGTLVIILCIVKRGEFSRQIDTKLGSSFSTVAFVIVVATCTILAMIATVPLAQLLCFHILLIKKGISTYDYIIALREQEEDQQEEVAGHQSPQMSIISSVTGFSTASSFGPLHRGSWCTPPRLFLEDQFDVIPPEIGMSQNPGSKKMKVLEGARRRNGTVKISPWTLARLNAEEVSKAAAQAKKKSKILKPIARQDPPIIHDNRRGRFPAELSLDPLTRLSASGTESNFSDAAMEASASLAPLQLEARSAFQPSTAASSRIALSSPESSFDSPDLHPFRVSSCTADEMLGVTPHAAQSHIEFTRSTSDGYEASGGEDSDRIPSRIVHRSSNWANSLLHSGQAGQAPDQHMPSSEGFLNNSRRS